One genomic segment of Nonomuraea coxensis DSM 45129 includes these proteins:
- a CDS encoding wax ester/triacylglycerol synthase family O-acyltransferase — translation MRQLNALDAQFLNVETATTAAHVAGLAILDSGEGSVNRDALADLLLDRLHLSPALSLRLAEVPLGLDRPYWTHDPCFDIGNHLFELTLPQPGSDWQLAEAVAELHARRLDRSHPLWEMHLIHGLPEGRVAVYTKVHHAAIDGVSGAETLATLLDLTPDGHLTRRSPQPPEARAGAAPQGEAAPHAEAAPRPGETGHLDGQDTARPGGMGRSTCGAGPEGMARRAGGARPVEGAGGRPGVVGMLAGAAARSVTQPVRAVGSAVRVAGDMDAIPLASRLPGAKAIARAARLVSGQRRDRPELPSLAAPRTPFNGPISARRHVSFGSLSLKDVKNVAKANSVSVNDVIMTLCASALRAWLSERGALPKEPLVVAVPVAVRKHGARDAAGNQISAMIAPMPTDVPDARERLRVVGATMLRAKRRFALAPATWLQELCSLLPAPVTALATPAVFRLAGMTLPPVNLIISNVPGPQFPLYLCGGRVLSYYPMSVLTDMSGGLSITCFSYDGMLDFGLVACPERVDDVWSLLRHLREALEELLDERVGDEFRDGVRIDLVARELPEVLLVDEDGGEHGGGDLQPRRVAAGPG, via the coding sequence ATGCGCCAGCTCAACGCCCTCGACGCCCAGTTCCTCAACGTCGAGACCGCGACCACCGCCGCGCACGTGGCCGGCCTGGCGATCCTGGACTCCGGCGAGGGCTCCGTCAACCGGGACGCGCTGGCGGACCTCCTGCTCGACCGCCTGCACCTCTCCCCCGCGCTGAGCCTCCGGCTGGCCGAGGTGCCCCTGGGGCTCGACCGCCCCTACTGGACGCACGACCCCTGCTTCGACATCGGCAACCACCTGTTCGAGCTGACCCTGCCCCAGCCGGGCAGCGACTGGCAGCTCGCCGAGGCGGTCGCGGAGCTGCACGCCCGCCGGTTGGACCGCTCCCATCCTCTGTGGGAGATGCACCTCATCCACGGGCTGCCGGAGGGGCGGGTGGCGGTCTACACGAAGGTGCACCACGCCGCCATCGACGGCGTCTCCGGCGCCGAGACCCTGGCCACCCTCCTCGACCTCACCCCCGACGGCCACCTCACCCGCCGCAGCCCGCAGCCCCCGGAGGCCCGCGCCGGCGCGGCTCCTCAGGGGGAGGCCGCACCGCACGCGGAGGCCGCTCCCCGTCCCGGGGAGACCGGCCATCTGGACGGCCAGGACACCGCCCGGCCCGGAGGCATGGGCCGTTCCACGTGCGGGGCCGGCCCTGAGGGCATGGCCAGGCGCGCGGGCGGGGCCAGGCCGGTGGAGGGAGCGGGCGGCAGGCCCGGGGTGGTCGGGATGCTGGCGGGGGCGGCGGCGCGGTCCGTGACGCAGCCGGTGCGGGCGGTGGGGTCGGCGGTCAGGGTGGCCGGCGACATGGACGCCATCCCGCTGGCGTCCCGGCTGCCCGGCGCGAAGGCGATCGCGCGGGCCGCGCGGCTGGTGTCCGGTCAGCGGCGGGACCGGCCCGAGCTGCCGAGCCTCGCCGCCCCGCGCACGCCGTTCAACGGGCCGATCAGCGCGCGGCGGCACGTCTCGTTCGGGTCGCTGTCGCTCAAGGACGTCAAGAACGTCGCCAAGGCCAACTCCGTCAGCGTCAACGACGTCATCATGACCCTGTGCGCGTCGGCCCTGCGCGCCTGGCTGTCCGAGCGCGGCGCCCTGCCGAAGGAGCCGCTGGTCGTGGCGGTGCCGGTCGCGGTGCGCAAGCACGGCGCCCGCGACGCGGCGGGCAACCAGATCTCGGCCATGATCGCCCCGATGCCCACCGACGTGCCCGACGCGCGGGAGCGGCTGCGGGTGGTGGGCGCGACGATGCTGCGGGCCAAGCGCAGGTTCGCGCTGGCTCCGGCCACCTGGCTGCAGGAGCTGTGCTCGCTGCTGCCCGCCCCGGTGACGGCGCTGGCCACGCCGGCGGTGTTCCGGCTGGCGGGCATGACGCTGCCGCCGGTCAACCTCATCATCAGCAACGTGCCAGGGCCGCAGTTCCCGTTGTACCTGTGCGGGGGCAGGGTGCTGTCCTACTACCCGATGTCCGTTCTGACGGACATGAGCGGCGGGCTGAGCATCACCTGCTTCTCCTACGACGGCATGCTCGACTTCGGCCTCGTCGCCTGCCCCGAGCGCGTGGACGACGTCTGGAGCCTGCTGCGGCACCTGCGCGAGGCGCTGGAGGAGCTGCTAGACGAGCGCGTGGGCGATGAGTTCCGCGACGGCGTCAGGATCGATCTGGTGGCCCGTGAGCTGCCAGAGGTTCTCCTGGTAGATGAGGACGGCGGCGAACATGGCGGCGGCGACCTCCAGCCTCGCCGCGTCGCCGCGGGCCCCGGGTAG
- a CDS encoding alpha/beta hydrolase, with protein sequence MAPRLRGCLVGAVVAGGLFLLGLALLLPRGPQREGPEPAASASVTPRSPSPPSAAEVVGERRLDERRLELTIRSPALGNETTEVRLLLPRGWESRREWPVLWLLHGGLDDHTSWTARTDVDALTRDTGVMVVMPDGGKCGSYSDWWNGGDGGPPRWETYHLRELLPLLEARYRAGPDRAVAGYSMGGQGAMLYAAKGLFKAAASFSGAVNITAPGVPQAVMAGTTVGCFGTDWKRIWGDPEAQRAVWRAHNPYDLAEKLKGVELYVAAGEGDLVEDLANRAARSFAARLDDLGVPVRTHFYRGGHNHTYWQRELHRAYPMLVAAIGAR encoded by the coding sequence ATGGCGCCCCGATTACGTGGATGCCTGGTCGGCGCGGTCGTCGCCGGCGGTCTGTTCCTGCTGGGGCTGGCCCTGCTGCTGCCCCGCGGCCCGCAACGGGAAGGGCCGGAACCTGCCGCTTCCGCGTCCGTAACCCCGCGCTCCCCGAGCCCGCCGTCCGCGGCGGAGGTCGTGGGCGAGCGGCGCCTCGACGAGCGCAGGCTGGAGCTCACGATCCGCTCCCCGGCCCTCGGGAACGAGACCACCGAAGTACGCCTGCTCCTCCCGCGCGGCTGGGAGTCCCGCCGCGAGTGGCCCGTACTGTGGCTGCTGCACGGCGGGCTCGACGACCACACCTCCTGGACCGCCAGGACCGACGTCGACGCGCTCACCCGCGACACCGGCGTCATGGTCGTGATGCCGGACGGCGGCAAGTGCGGCAGCTACTCGGACTGGTGGAACGGCGGCGACGGCGGCCCGCCCCGCTGGGAGACCTACCACCTGCGCGAACTGCTCCCCCTCCTCGAAGCCCGCTACCGGGCGGGCCCCGACCGCGCCGTCGCGGGCTACTCCATGGGCGGCCAGGGCGCGATGCTGTACGCGGCCAAGGGCCTGTTCAAGGCGGCCGCCTCCTTCAGCGGCGCCGTGAACATCACCGCCCCCGGCGTCCCCCAGGCCGTGATGGCAGGCACGACGGTCGGCTGCTTCGGCACCGACTGGAAGCGCATCTGGGGCGACCCGGAGGCCCAGCGGGCGGTGTGGCGGGCGCACAACCCGTACGACCTGGCGGAGAAGCTGAAGGGCGTCGAGCTGTACGTGGCCGCCGGCGAGGGCGACCTGGTGGAGGACCTGGCCAACCGGGCCGCCCGCTCCTTCGCGGCCCGTCTCGACGACCTCGGCGTCCCGGTGCGCACGCACTTCTACCGTGGCGGCCACAACCACACGTACTGGCAGCGTGAGCTGCACCGCGCCTACCCGATGCTCGTGGCCGCGATCGGCGCACGGTGA
- a CDS encoding aldo/keto reductase — MRSIGTTDLSVFPVALGTNVFGWTADKKTSFAILNAYVEGGGNFIDTADVYPSWATGESKSEMIIGEWLAERHLRDSVVLATKVGMLEGLRGLAPATIRTAVEDSLRRLRTDYIDLYWAHVDDHETPLVETLATFDDLVREGKVRHVGASNHTARRLAEAVEISAKEGLVRYVALQQEYNLVERGYEGELRDVVAREGLASTPYFGLARGFLTGKYAPGVTVESPRAASAAEYLATEHGRRTLRALAEVADARGVEQASVALAWLAAQPTVAAPISSARDVAQLEALMAAAELELTEQELALLDTASRPAG; from the coding sequence ATGAGATCGATAGGCACCACGGACCTGTCCGTTTTCCCGGTAGCACTCGGCACGAACGTCTTCGGCTGGACGGCCGACAAGAAGACCTCGTTCGCCATCCTCAACGCCTACGTCGAGGGCGGGGGCAACTTCATCGACACCGCCGACGTCTACCCGTCCTGGGCGACCGGCGAGTCCAAGTCCGAGATGATCATCGGCGAGTGGCTCGCGGAGCGGCACCTCCGCGACTCCGTCGTCCTCGCCACCAAGGTCGGCATGCTGGAGGGGCTGCGCGGCCTGGCTCCCGCGACCATCCGCACGGCGGTCGAGGACTCGCTGCGGCGGCTCCGCACCGACTACATCGACCTCTACTGGGCGCACGTGGACGACCACGAGACGCCGCTGGTGGAGACGCTGGCCACGTTCGACGACCTCGTGCGCGAGGGCAAGGTGCGCCACGTCGGCGCGTCCAACCACACGGCGCGGCGGCTCGCCGAGGCGGTCGAGATCTCCGCCAAGGAAGGGCTCGTCCGCTACGTGGCCCTGCAGCAGGAGTACAACCTGGTCGAGCGCGGGTACGAGGGCGAGCTGCGAGACGTCGTGGCCCGGGAGGGGCTGGCCAGCACGCCGTACTTCGGGCTCGCGCGCGGCTTCCTGACCGGCAAGTACGCGCCCGGCGTGACCGTGGAGAGCCCGCGGGCCGCGTCGGCGGCCGAATACCTCGCCACCGAGCACGGGCGGCGCACGCTGCGGGCGCTCGCCGAGGTGGCCGACGCGCGGGGCGTGGAGCAGGCGTCGGTCGCGCTGGCCTGGCTCGCGGCGCAGCCGACGGTGGCGGCGCCGATCTCCAGCGCGCGCGACGTCGCGCAGCTGGAGGCGCTGATGGCGGCGGCCGAGCTGGAGCTGACGGAGCAGGAGCTCGCCCTGCTGGACACCGCCTCCCGCCCCGCCGGCTGA
- a CDS encoding polyprenyl synthetase family protein produces MNVSRPPATAGEAAALERCRRLVEPALREAVAGLHPWSSRMAGFALGWSDADGRPQTGDGGKGVRPAVVLLAAEAVGADAADALPGAVAVELVHAFSLAHDDIIDHDERRRHRETLWKAYGPGPALLTGDALLALAVAQLATVPEAMRLLSAALTELVHGQSADMAFENRPWRGPHAVTVEEYTRMAAGKTGGLLGAAAALGVTLGGAPPEAAEAMWRMGCDLGVAFQIADDVLGIWGDPAVTGKPVHSDLRREKKTLPVLCALAAGGTAARELSAVLAAGLEDEDAVRAAARLVEEAGGRAAAGALAARHLSAALHLLDAHLPQAADLRALCESLVHRTR; encoded by the coding sequence GTGAACGTCAGCCGTCCCCCGGCCACCGCCGGGGAGGCCGCGGCCTTGGAGCGCTGCCGCCGCCTGGTCGAGCCCGCGCTCCGCGAGGCGGTCGCCGGCCTGCACCCCTGGAGTTCGCGGATGGCCGGGTTCGCGCTCGGCTGGTCGGACGCCGACGGCCGCCCCCAGACCGGGGACGGCGGCAAGGGCGTGCGCCCCGCCGTCGTCCTGCTCGCCGCCGAGGCCGTGGGCGCCGACGCGGCGGACGCACTGCCCGGGGCGGTGGCGGTGGAGCTGGTGCACGCCTTCTCCCTGGCACACGACGACATCATCGACCACGACGAACGGCGCCGGCACCGCGAGACCCTCTGGAAGGCGTACGGGCCGGGCCCCGCCCTGCTGACCGGCGACGCGCTGCTGGCCCTGGCCGTCGCCCAGCTCGCCACCGTCCCGGAGGCGATGCGGCTGCTGTCGGCGGCCCTCACGGAGCTCGTCCACGGGCAGAGCGCCGACATGGCCTTCGAGAACCGTCCCTGGCGCGGGCCCCACGCGGTCACCGTCGAGGAGTACACCCGGATGGCGGCGGGCAAGACCGGCGGCCTGCTGGGGGCCGCGGCGGCGCTCGGCGTCACGCTCGGAGGGGCGCCGCCGGAGGCGGCCGAGGCGATGTGGCGGATGGGCTGCGACCTGGGGGTGGCCTTCCAGATCGCCGATGACGTGCTCGGCATCTGGGGCGATCCCGCCGTCACCGGCAAACCGGTGCACAGCGACCTGCGGCGCGAGAAGAAGACGCTTCCCGTGCTGTGCGCGCTCGCCGCGGGCGGGACGGCCGCCCGCGAGCTGTCGGCCGTCCTGGCCGCGGGGCTGGAGGACGAGGACGCGGTCCGCGCGGCGGCCCGGCTGGTCGAGGAGGCGGGCGGGCGCGCCGCCGCCGGCGCGCTGGCCGCCCGCCACCTCTCCGCTGCTCTCCACCTCCTGGACGCGCACCTTCCTCAGGCGGCCGACCTGCGCGCCCTGTGCGAGTCCCTGGTCCACCGCACCCGCTGA
- a CDS encoding TioE family transcriptional regulator — translation MARDGGRLRPVDLARGHGLSTQAVRNYEEAGILPPADRTAAGYRVYTPRHAQALRAFLALAPAHGHAAATAIMRAVNAGEVEDALRRVDESHAQLLDDRRTLEAVERALTDLTRPPAGPAPPAAAGGGPDLTFIGPLARRLGLRPATLRKWERAGLVRPRRDPRTGYRVYSAADVRDARLAHQLRRGGYPLEQIAPLIERVRAAGGVEPLRNALDGWRGRLAVRGRAMLSAAAELNAYLSLPD, via the coding sequence GTGGCACGAGACGGGGGGCGGCTGCGGCCGGTCGACCTGGCGCGCGGGCACGGGCTGTCCACGCAGGCGGTCCGCAACTACGAGGAGGCGGGCATCCTGCCGCCCGCGGACCGGACGGCCGCCGGATACCGCGTGTACACGCCGCGGCACGCGCAGGCGCTGCGGGCGTTCCTCGCCCTGGCGCCCGCCCACGGGCACGCGGCGGCGACCGCGATCATGCGGGCGGTCAACGCGGGCGAGGTCGAGGACGCGCTGCGGCGGGTGGACGAGAGCCACGCCCAGCTCCTGGACGACCGCCGCACCCTGGAGGCGGTGGAACGCGCGCTGACCGACCTCACCCGGCCCCCGGCCGGGCCCGCCCCACCGGCCGCCGCCGGGGGCGGGCCTGACCTGACGTTCATCGGCCCGCTGGCCCGCCGGCTGGGGCTGCGGCCCGCCACGCTGCGCAAGTGGGAGCGGGCCGGGCTGGTCCGCCCGCGCCGCGACCCGCGGACCGGTTACCGCGTCTACTCGGCCGCCGACGTACGCGACGCGCGGCTCGCCCACCAGCTCAGGCGCGGCGGCTACCCGCTGGAGCAGATCGCCCCGCTCATCGAGCGGGTACGCGCCGCCGGCGGCGTCGAACCCCTGCGGAACGCCCTGGACGGCTGGCGCGGCCGCCTCGCGGTCCGGGGCCGCGCCATGCTGTCGGCCGCCGCCGAGCTGAACGCCTACCTGTCGCTGCCCGACTGA
- a CDS encoding solute symporter family protein — protein MILFLTFVAATLGITFWASRQTKTAADYYAGGRSFSGVQNGLAIGGDYMSAASFLGIAGIIALSGYDGFLYSIGFLVAWLVALLLVAELMRNSGKFTMADVLAFRMSPRPVRTAAGVSTIVVSIFYLLAQMVGAGALVGLLLGITSDAGKAWTIVGVGALMIVYVVFGGMKGTTWVQIVKAVLLMGGAALVTVLVLGKFGFNLSALLGQAAATSGPKANPEAFLSPGLKYGTEAQGLAGKIDLISLGLALVLGTAGLPHILIRFYTVPTAKDARKSVLWGIGIIGVFYLLTLVLGFGAAALVGKTAIAEGDAAGNTAAPMLAQRIGEEIFGSFGGTILLALIGAVAFATILAVVAGLTLASSSSFSHDLYAHVFKRGQATERQEVVVARISALVIGAVAIGLGILAQGQNVAFLVALAFAVAASGNLPAILYSLFWRRFNTAGAVAAIYGGLVSALLLVIFSPVVSGAPTALFKTVDFHWFPLSNPGIVSIPIGFLCGWLGTILSKEHNEAKYAEIEVRSLTGVGAEKAGQH, from the coding sequence ATGATCCTCTTCCTCACCTTCGTCGCGGCGACGCTGGGGATCACCTTCTGGGCGAGCCGGCAGACCAAGACGGCCGCCGACTACTACGCGGGCGGCCGCTCGTTCAGCGGCGTGCAGAACGGCCTGGCGATCGGCGGCGACTACATGTCGGCCGCCTCGTTCCTCGGCATCGCGGGCATCATCGCGCTGTCCGGCTACGACGGGTTCCTGTACTCCATCGGGTTCCTGGTGGCCTGGCTGGTCGCGCTGCTCCTGGTCGCCGAGCTCATGCGCAACTCCGGCAAGTTCACCATGGCCGACGTGCTGGCCTTCCGGATGAGCCCGCGCCCGGTCCGCACCGCCGCCGGCGTCTCGACGATCGTGGTCAGCATCTTCTACCTGCTGGCCCAGATGGTCGGCGCGGGCGCGCTGGTCGGCCTGCTGCTCGGCATCACCAGCGACGCCGGCAAGGCGTGGACGATCGTCGGCGTGGGCGCCCTGATGATCGTGTACGTCGTCTTCGGCGGCATGAAGGGCACCACCTGGGTCCAGATCGTCAAGGCCGTGCTGCTCATGGGCGGCGCCGCGCTGGTGACGGTGCTGGTGCTCGGCAAGTTCGGCTTCAACCTGTCGGCGCTGCTCGGCCAGGCCGCCGCGACCAGCGGCCCCAAGGCCAACCCGGAGGCCTTCCTCAGCCCCGGCCTGAAGTACGGCACCGAGGCGCAGGGCCTGGCCGGCAAGATCGACCTCATCAGCCTCGGCCTCGCCCTGGTGCTGGGCACGGCCGGCCTGCCGCACATCCTGATCCGCTTCTACACCGTCCCCACCGCCAAGGACGCCCGCAAGTCCGTCCTGTGGGGCATCGGCATCATCGGCGTCTTCTACCTGCTCACCCTGGTCCTCGGCTTCGGCGCGGCGGCCCTGGTCGGCAAGACGGCGATCGCCGAGGGCGACGCGGCGGGCAACACGGCCGCGCCGATGCTGGCCCAGCGGATCGGCGAGGAGATCTTCGGCTCGTTCGGCGGCACGATCCTGCTCGCGCTCATCGGCGCGGTGGCCTTCGCCACGATCCTGGCCGTGGTCGCCGGTCTCACCCTGGCCTCCTCCTCCAGCTTCTCCCACGACCTGTACGCGCACGTCTTCAAGCGCGGCCAGGCCACCGAGCGGCAGGAGGTCGTGGTGGCGCGCATCTCGGCCCTGGTCATCGGCGCCGTCGCGATCGGCCTCGGCATCCTCGCCCAGGGCCAGAACGTGGCGTTCCTGGTGGCCCTGGCCTTCGCGGTAGCGGCCTCGGGCAACCTGCCCGCCATCCTCTACAGCCTGTTCTGGCGGCGCTTCAACACGGCCGGCGCGGTGGCGGCCATCTACGGCGGCCTGGTCTCCGCCCTCCTGCTGGTGATCTTCTCGCCGGTGGTCTCCGGCGCTCCGACGGCCCTGTTCAAGACGGTGGACTTCCACTGGTTCCCGCTGAGCAACCCGGGCATCGTGTCGATCCCGATCGGCTTCCTGTGCGGCTGGCTCGGCACGATCCTGAGCAAGGAGCACAACGAGGCCAAGTACGCCGAGATCGAGGTCCGCTCCCTGACCGGCGTCGGCGCCGAGAAGGCCGGCCAGCACTGA
- a CDS encoding DUF485 domain-containing protein: protein MTTQEHDASVYETVQESSEFQELKRRFRAWTFPMTVAFLVWYLLYVVMSGWARGFMATKLLGDINVGLIFGLLQFVSTFLIAWAYARHADRKLDPIADKLRHEVEEKTK, encoded by the coding sequence GTGACGACTCAAGAACATGACGCATCGGTCTATGAAACCGTCCAGGAGAGCAGTGAGTTCCAGGAACTGAAACGCCGCTTCCGCGCCTGGACGTTCCCCATGACCGTGGCGTTCCTCGTGTGGTACCTGCTCTACGTCGTGATGTCGGGCTGGGCGCGCGGGTTCATGGCCACCAAGCTGCTCGGGGACATCAACGTCGGGTTGATCTTCGGGTTGCTGCAGTTCGTGTCCACCTTCCTGATCGCGTGGGCCTACGCCAGGCACGCCGACAGGAAGCTGGATCCCATCGCCGACAAGCTGCGTCACGAGGTCGAGGAGAAGACGAAGTGA
- a CDS encoding trans-sulfuration enzyme family protein, giving the protein MNDEWICGRLGEDEPWTLGAVNPPVFENSLFTFATAEELGEAIRNEDERYVYWRGTNPTVDLAQRKLAALERGERAKCFGSGMGAIAATISSQVSAGDHVLVLGAVYGPTTQFLRYLEKFGVTHTHVGDLAECDSAINERTRLLYFESPSYMAYAIVDIAEVAAWARGRGLVTVMDNTWSTPLFQKPLTLGVDLVVHSLSKYIGGHSDLVGGVVVGPARLVRPLALTEYQLYGAAMSPHDAAKVIKGLRTLSVRMAAHQERGLAVARFLAGHPGVREVNHPGLPSHPGHAIAARQMSGFSSLFSVELATDDTHQVATFLDRLRHFRIGVSWGGFESLVNAPALSTEESVRATMGIPAGLVRLSVGLEPAGTLIEDLDHALKGVNGMTDRSSREKDLSPQVHPN; this is encoded by the coding sequence ATGAATGACGAATGGATCTGCGGCCGGCTGGGCGAGGACGAGCCGTGGACGCTGGGCGCGGTCAATCCGCCGGTGTTCGAGAACTCGCTGTTCACGTTCGCGACGGCCGAGGAACTGGGCGAGGCCATCAGGAACGAGGACGAGCGCTACGTCTACTGGCGGGGGACCAATCCGACGGTCGACCTCGCCCAGCGTAAGCTCGCGGCGCTGGAGCGGGGGGAACGGGCCAAGTGTTTCGGCTCGGGGATGGGCGCCATCGCGGCGACGATCTCGTCGCAGGTGTCGGCCGGTGACCACGTGCTGGTGCTGGGCGCGGTCTACGGGCCGACCACGCAGTTCCTGCGCTACCTGGAGAAGTTCGGGGTCACGCATACGCACGTGGGCGACCTCGCGGAGTGTGACAGCGCTATCAACGAGCGGACGCGCCTACTCTACTTCGAGTCGCCCTCCTACATGGCGTACGCGATCGTGGACATCGCCGAGGTCGCGGCCTGGGCGCGCGGGCGCGGCCTGGTGACGGTGATGGACAACACCTGGTCCACGCCGCTGTTCCAGAAGCCGCTCACGCTGGGCGTGGACCTGGTGGTGCACTCGCTGTCAAAGTACATCGGCGGCCACAGCGACCTGGTCGGCGGCGTGGTCGTCGGCCCGGCCCGGCTCGTCAGGCCGCTCGCGCTGACCGAGTACCAGCTCTACGGCGCCGCCATGTCGCCGCACGACGCGGCCAAGGTGATCAAGGGGCTGCGGACGCTGTCCGTGCGCATGGCGGCCCACCAGGAGCGGGGGCTCGCGGTGGCGCGGTTCCTGGCCGGCCATCCGGGGGTGCGGGAGGTCAACCATCCTGGCCTGCCGTCGCATCCGGGGCACGCGATCGCCGCGCGGCAGATGTCGGGGTTCTCCAGTCTGTTCAGCGTCGAGCTGGCGACGGACGACACCCACCAGGTCGCGACTTTTCTCGACAGACTGCGGCATTTCAGGATCGGCGTGTCCTGGGGCGGCTTCGAGAGCCTGGTCAACGCCCCGGCCCTGTCCACCGAGGAGAGCGTGCGCGCCACGATGGGCATCCCGGCCGGCCTGGTCCGCCTGTCCGTCGGCCTCGAACCGGCCGGCACCCTGATCGAGGATCTCGATCACGCGCTGAAAGGGGTGAACGGGATGACCGACCGCTCGTCGCGCGAGAAGGACCTTTCGCCGCAGGTCCACCCCAACTAA
- a CDS encoding LacI family DNA-binding transcriptional regulator gives MTARKPTMADVARRAGVSLKTVSRVVNQEPHVRASLQQRVRAAISALGYRRNEAAARLARGATMLTLGLVMENISNEFYARLAAAVEAAAAEHEALVVFGSYEESPDKERMLIESMAARGVDSLIVVPSAADHGWLAEHASLRMVFVDRVPRGLAAADVVVLDDERGGRAATEHLLARGHRRVALISDDDGLSSVHDRAAGYRAALAAAGLPADERLVVHGVFDPCRVAEEVSRLLDLADPPTAFFAANNRAAIGILRALRERPERPAYVGFDDFALADVFSPGVTVVRYDVPLLARTAVDLLLRPPEDTSRLVKVPVELVPRGSGELPPP, from the coding sequence ATGACAGCGCGCAAGCCGACCATGGCGGACGTGGCCCGGCGGGCGGGCGTGAGCCTCAAGACCGTCTCCCGGGTGGTCAACCAGGAGCCGCACGTGCGCGCGTCGCTGCAGCAGCGGGTCCGGGCGGCCATCAGCGCGCTCGGCTACCGCCGCAACGAGGCCGCCGCCCGGCTCGCGCGCGGCGCCACGATGCTGACGCTCGGCCTGGTCATGGAGAACATCTCCAACGAGTTCTACGCGCGGCTCGCCGCCGCCGTGGAGGCCGCCGCGGCCGAGCACGAGGCGCTGGTCGTCTTCGGCTCCTACGAGGAGAGCCCCGACAAGGAGCGCATGCTCATCGAGTCGATGGCGGCGCGCGGCGTCGACTCCCTCATCGTCGTGCCGTCGGCCGCCGACCACGGATGGCTGGCCGAGCACGCGAGCCTCCGGATGGTGTTCGTGGACCGGGTGCCGCGCGGCCTCGCCGCGGCCGACGTGGTCGTGCTCGACGACGAGCGGGGCGGCCGGGCCGCCACCGAGCACCTGCTGGCGCGCGGGCACCGGCGCGTGGCGCTCATCTCCGACGACGACGGGCTGAGCTCCGTCCACGACCGGGCCGCCGGCTACCGCGCCGCCCTCGCCGCGGCCGGGCTGCCCGCCGACGAACGGCTGGTGGTGCACGGGGTCTTCGACCCGTGCCGGGTGGCGGAGGAGGTGTCGCGGCTGCTCGACCTGGCCGATCCGCCGACCGCGTTCTTCGCCGCCAACAACCGGGCGGCGATCGGGATCCTGCGGGCGCTGCGGGAGCGGCCGGAGCGGCCCGCGTACGTGGGGTTCGACGACTTCGCCCTCGCCGACGTCTTCAGCCCCGGGGTGACGGTCGTCCGCTACGACGTGCCGCTGCTCGCGCGGACCGCCGTGGACCTGCTGCTGCGCCCGCCGGAGGACACGTCACGGCTGGTGAAGGTGCCCGTCGAGCTCGTCCCCCGCGGCTCCGGCGAACTCCCGCCCCCCTGA